Proteins from a single region of Xenopus laevis strain J_2021 chromosome 9_10S, Xenopus_laevis_v10.1, whole genome shotgun sequence:
- the znf217.S gene encoding zinc finger protein 217, producing MPVQSLSEFDCPDGVGSAIGSQMESPDSSLTLKRTNTISHKNLRETFLMQAEGDMTFDCMFCDQTYKHHEDLGKHVLAQHRPTLCEPEVLRVEAEYLGPLDKRRKVLLPLVKEEMKEKEGFDCEVCGQTFELSADLGAHLKKHKDSFTYCCTICGRRFKEPWFLKNHKRTHTTRSGAKNKQLLAGEEVPATINDVVQDQKPKSATSPYKLCMICGFFFPDKCTLMEHSKMHFKDSGLSGDNTNHSISHKDNTSSSENCDLDAAVTPKHGFMSFLNLNPAAQTTKKVLGISKSIGELDPFITYQNWQLATKGKVALSLGKEKEPLLEFKAGADKNVKGNVDATLPHKHDKRGHCVKVPLLEGEEEKLATKDKPTLCNCCGKIFKTYHALVLHSRVHRNSRSDSESSNMSGGEGALLVFGANEISYDQTVCDPNPDPIANQVTQDSAGDLTKVQEDSEEEPEDIMGDTMQTDKNEDGEVRLKAKGLPTSKECSFCGKTFRSNYYLNIHLRTHTGEKPYRCEFCDYAAAQKTSLRYHLERHHKFKPGDSNAHVKSIGRNSQGSGDPMPVDDHISNEARPTQIISNPTKKDCVIAKGQGNSRQPSEHRENIISKRERVSTPTQVFSKELPVPLCDEQSSDQQVPSPAYWNLEECDSLSICEKDVVHHTSLSIKEEVQDNSLPTKEDVQPLNLCLKPSNCFVPSRNSALSLSTCPYCSYKSLYPEVLILHQRLTHKSNSDTVPKNIRPKTAAQMAAMRRTGCPLVLRGADVPPLMYGKKCKAPPSVQLKTNPERPKQLSLLPNKAAAGSESPEQGPNKLHVRPTTRAPPLVNHSYMQPDLQGISHLLERMQQSEQNVTSRNIPYPGRNSSPKDYPYSFAPSWSGEYPFTRMLNSTHLESGESYSKRLKHNTPSVDSTVYPTKTNVVPNPPYSKLASFLLQEKSLLNSGASLLPHSSSHAVESRWRPIIPAPPTAGPAYRALDPSFRRKPSSIMEAKRAPINRHVSKRGFGPNEKA from the exons ATGCCAGTCCAGTCCCTTTCAGAGTTTGATTGCCCAGATGGAGTGGGCAGTGCCATTGGCTCTCAGATGGAGAGTCCTGATTCTTCTCTGACCTTAAAACGAACCAACACGATTTCGCACAAGAACCTGCGTGAAACCTTTTTAATGCaggcagagggagacatgacgTTTGACTGCATGTTTTGTGACCAGACCTACAAACATCATGAGGATCTAGGAAAACATGTCTTGGCCCAGCATAGGCCAACCCTCTGTGAGCCAGAAGTCCTCCGTGTCGAGGCAGAGTACCTTGGTCCTCTAGATAAGCGCCGAAAAGTTCTGCTGCCTCTGGTGAAAGAAGAGATGAAAGAGAAGGAGGGGTTTGACTGTGAGGTTTGCGGTCAGACTTTTGAGCTTTCTGCTGACTTGGGCGCCCACTTGAAAAAGCACAAAGATTCCTTCACCTACTGCTGTACTATCTGCGGGAGAAGATTCAAAGAGCCCTGGTTCTTAAAAAATCATAAGAGAACCCATACGACCAGATCAGGGGCCAAAAACAAGCAGTTACTGGCAGGCGAAGAGGTGCCAGCGACCATAAACGATGTTGTGCAAGATCAGAAGCCCAAAAGCGCAACTTCGCCCTATAAATTATGCATGATTTGTGGATTCTTTTTCCCTGATAAATGCACACTCATGGAACACAGTAAAATGCATTTCAAGGATTCTGGTTTATCTGGGGATAATACAAATCATTCTATCTCACACAAGGATAACACCAGTTCATCAGAGAATTGTGATCTAGATGCTGCAGTCACCCCAAAGCATGGCTTCATGAGTTTTCTAAACCTCAATCCAGCTGCTCAGACCACAAAGAAGGTTCTTGGCATTAGCAAATCGATTGGAGAATTGGATCCATTCATCACATACCAAAATTGGCAGTTGGCAACTAAAGGCAAAGTTGCCCTGTCTCTCGGCAAAGAGAAGGAACCTTTACTGGAATTTAAAGCCGGTGCTGATAAGAATGTGAAGGGTAATGTAGATGCTACTCTACCTCATAAACATGATAAACGAGGGCACTGTGTTAAAGTGCCTTTGTTAGAGGGGGAAGAAGAGAAACTGGCCACCAAGGACAAGCCAACTCTCTGTAATTGCTGTGGAAAAATCTTTAAAACCTACCATGCTCTTGTTTTGCATTCACGGGTGCATAGAAATAGCAGGAGTGATTCGGAGTCTTCCAATATGAGTGGAGGAGAGGGGGCCTTGTTGGTTTTTGGAGCCAATGAAATCTCTTATGACCAAACAGTCTGTGATCCGAATCCTGACCCAATAGCCAATCAGGTCACTCAGGACAGTGCCGGTGATCTAACAAAAGTACAGGAAGATTCTGAAGAAGAACCAGAAGATATTATGGGGGATACTATGCAGACTG ACAAAAATGAAGATGGTGAAGTCAGACTAAAAGCCAAAGGACTCCCTACCTCTAAAGAGTGCAGCTTTTGCGGAAAAACCTTTCGTTCCAATTATTACCTCAATATTCATCTCAGGACACACACTG GGGAGAAACCCTACAGATGTGAATTTTGTGACTATGCAGCTGCTCAGAAGACCTCTCTACGGTACCACTTAGAAAGACACCACAAATTTAAGCCTGGAGACTCTAATGCTCATGTGAAAAGCATTGGAAGAAATTCTCAGGGCTCTGGTGATCCAATGCCAGTAGATGATCACATAAGCAATGAAGCCAGACCAACGCAAATCATTTCTAACCCTACCAAAAAGGACTGTGTAATTGCAAAGGGACAAGGAAATTCCAGACAACCCTCTGAACATAGGGAAAATATTATCTCAAAGAGGGAGAGAGTCTCTACCCCTACCCAAGTGTTTAGCAAAGAGTTGCCAGTTCCACTCTGTGACGAGCAAAGTAGTGACCAACAAGTACCAAGTCCAGCTTATTGGAATCTAGAAGAGTGCGACAGTTTGAGTATTTGTGAGAAAGACGTTGTACATCACACCTCACTTTCTATAAAAGAGGAAGTACAGGACAATTCACTTCCCACGAAAGAGGATGTACAGCCATTAAACCTTTGCTTAAAGCCTTCAAATTGTTTTGTGCCTTCAAGAAACAGTGCCTTGTCTTTAAGCACCTGTCCCTACTGTAGCTACAAATCCTTATACCCTGAAGTATTGATATTGCACCAGAGGCTGACTCACAAAAGCAATTCTGATACTGTTCCAAAAAATATTCGGCCTAAAACTGCTGCTCAGATGGCGGCTATGAGAAGGACTGGTTGCCCTTTGGTGCTTCGTGGTGCGGATGTTCCTCCCTTAATgtatgggaaaaaatgcaaagCTCCACCATCAGTGCAGCTGAAGACCAACCCCGAGAGGCCTAAACAGCTTTCTCTTCTGCCAAACAAAGCTGCTGCAGGATCAGAGAGCCCCGAACAAGGTCCTAATAAACTGCATGTAAGACCTACTACCCGTGCTCCTCCACTGGTTAACCACAGTTACATGCAGCCGGATCTACAAGGAATTAGTCATTTGCTTGAGCGTATGCAGCAAAGTGAACAAAATGTAACATCTCGGAATATTCCTTACCCCGGCAGAAACAGTAGTCCAAAGGATTATCCTTACTCTTTTGCACCTTCTTGGTCCGGGGAGTATCCCTTCACTAGAATGCTAAATAGTACCCATCTAGAAAGTGGTGAGTCCTACTCAAAAAGACTTAAGCACAATACACCTAGTGTTGACTCTACCGTGTACCCAACAAAGACAAATGTGGTTCCAAACCCTCCGTACTCAAAACTTGCTAGCTTCCTTCTCCAGGAAAAATCCTTGTTAAATTCTGGAGCCTCTTTGTTGCCTCACAGTAGTTCACATGCTGTCGAATCGCGTTGGAGACCAATCATTCCTGCTCCTCCAACTGCTGGACCAGCCTACAGAGCGCTGGATCCTTCCTTCAGGCGGAAGCCTTCCTCCATTATGGAAG